The Rhinolophus sinicus isolate RSC01 linkage group LG09, ASM3656204v1, whole genome shotgun sequence genome includes a window with the following:
- the TIMM21 gene encoding mitochondrial import inner membrane translocase subunit Tim21: protein MICTFLRAVQYTEKLHRSSGKRLFLPHFVLSKSCLKTEPSVRRLHRQEKAVRPRCTLGGGPKTIWTQGQSPQSDKDDSSKHVSVHSPRGEPAVSASQKVKEAGRDFTYLIVVLVGISITGGLFYALFKELFSSSSPNKIYGKALEKCRSHPEVISVFGEPVKGYGETTRRGRRQHVSFIEYVKDGLKHMRVKFYIEGSEPGKRGTVHLEVKENPESGEYEFRYIFVELEAYPRRTIVIEDNRT from the exons ATGATTTGTACTTTCCTACGAGCTGTTCAGTATACGGAGAAGCTGCACAGGTCCTCCGGGAAGCGGTTGTTTTTGCCGCACTTTGTACTTAGTAAATCCTGCTTGAAGACTGAGCCCAGTGTGCGACGGCTGCACCGGCAGGAAAAAGCGGTGCGACCTAGATGCACCTTAGGCGGCGGCCCGAAAACCATCTGGACGCAGGGACAGAGCCCACAGAGCGACAAGGACGACAGCAGCAAACACGTGTCTGTGCACAGTCCGAGAGGGGAACCCGCCGTCTCAGCGTCCCAGAAAG tgAAAGAAGCTGGAAGAGATTTTACCTACTTGATAGTGGTGCTTGTTGGAATCAGCATTACAG GTGGCTTGTTTTATGcacttttcaaagaacttttttCTTCATCCAGTCCTAACAAGATATATGGGAAAGCCTTAGAAAAATGCAGGTCACATCCTGAG GTTATAAGTGTCTTTGGTGAGCCTGTGAAAGGCTATGGGGAGACGACAAGGCGTGGTCGAAGGCAGCATGTCAG TTTTATTGAATATGTAAAAGACGGGCTGAAACACATGCGTGTGAAATTCTACATCGAGGGCTCCGAGCCTGGGAAGCGAGGAACAGTGCATCTTGAAGTGAAAGAG aaccCAGAAAGTGGCGAATATGAGTTTCGATATATATTTGTAGAACTTGAAGCCTATCCTAGAAGAACTATTGTCATTGAAGATAATCGAAcctaa